The following coding sequences lie in one Glycine soja cultivar W05 chromosome 16, ASM419377v2, whole genome shotgun sequence genomic window:
- the LOC114389287 gene encoding sm-like protein LSM3A produces MATEEESAVKEPLDLIRLSLDERIYVKLRSDRELRGKLHAYDQHLNMILGDVEEIVTTVEIDDETYEEIVRTTKRTVPFLFVRGDGVILVSPPLRTA; encoded by the exons ATGGCTACAGAGGAAGAGAGTGCGGTGAAGGAGCCTTTGGATCTCATTAGGCTCAGCCTCGACGAGCGTATCTATGTCAAACTCCGTTCCGACAGAGAGCTTCGTGGCAAACTTCAC GCTTATGATCAGCATCTTAATATGATTCTTGGTGATGTTGAAGAAATTGTTACTACAGTGGAAATCGATGATGAGACATACGAAGAAATTGTGAGG ACTACAAAGCGGACAGTTCCTTTCCTGTTTGTCAGGGGAGATGGGGTGATATTGGTTTCCCCGCCATTGAGGACTGCATGA
- the LOC114391176 gene encoding fructose-1,6-bisphosphatase, cytosolic, with amino-acid sequence MDHSADAHRTDLMTITRFVLNEQSKHPESRGDFTILLSHIVLGCKFVCSAVSKAGLAKLIGLAGETNVQGEEQKKLDVLSNEVFIKALISSGRTCILVSEEDEEAIIVEPSKRGKYCVCFDPLDGSSNIDCGVSIGTIFGVYALKDVHEPTIEDVLLPGKNMVAAGYCMYGSSCTLVLSTGAGVNGFTLDPSLGEFILTHPNIKIPKKGKIYSVNEGNAKNWDRPTATYVEKCKFPEDGSSPKSLRYIGSMVADVHRTLLYGGIFLYPADKKSPNGKLRVLYEVFPMSFLMEQAGGQSFTGKERALDLVPTKLHERSPIFLGSYDDVEEIKALYAAAEGEQE; translated from the exons ATGGACCACAGCGCTGATGCACATCGCACGGACTTGATGACCATAACGCGGTTCGTGCTGAACGAGCAATCCAAGCACCCCGAGTCACGCGGCGATTTCACCATCTTGCTCAGTCACATTGTTCTCGGTTGCAAGTTCGTTTGTTCCGCTGTCAGCAAG GCTGGTCTTGCTAAACTTATTGGACTCGCTGGAGAAACCAATGTTCAG GGTGAAGAACAGAAGAAACTTGATGTTCTTTCCAATGAGGTTTTCATCAAGGCTCTCATAAGCAGTGGCCGAACA TGCATCTTGGTTTctgaagaagacgaagaagcgATAATTGTGGAGCCTTCTAAGCGCGGAAA GTACTGTGTTTGCTTTGACCCATTGGATGGCTCGTCCAACATTGATTGTGGGGTTTCCATTGGCACA ATTTTTGGGGTTTATGCGTTGAAAGATGTCCATGAACCAACCATAGAAGATGTCCTGCTTCCTGGGAAGAACATGGTGGCAGCTGGTTACTGTATGTATGGAAGCTCTTGCACG CTTGTGTTAAGCACTGGAGCAGGTGTTAATGGTTTCACCCTTGACCCATCTCTTGGTGAGTTCATCCTAACTCACCCTAACATTAAG ATCCCAAAGAAAGGTAAAATTTATTCAGTGAATGAAGGAAATGCCAAAAACTGGGATCGTCCTACTGCTAC TTACGTTGAAAAATGCAAGTTTCCTGAAGATGGTTCATCACCAAAGTCTCTAAGATATATTGGAAG CATGGTAGCTGATGTTCATCGTACGTTGCTTTATGGAGGCATCTTTTTGTACCCTGCTGACAAAAAAAGTCCAAATGGAAAACTTCG TGTCCTGTATGAAGTCTTCCCAATGTCATTCTTGATGGAACAGGCAGGAGGACAGTCTTTCACGGGCAAGGAACGG GCACTTGATTTAGTTCCAACGAAGTTGCATGAGCGATCTCCCATATTCCTTGGTAGCTATGATGATGTTGAGGAAATCAAAGCTCTTTATGCTGCTGCTGAGGGTGAACAAGAATGA